One region of Mycolicibacterium rhodesiae NBB3 genomic DNA includes:
- a CDS encoding class II aldolase/adducin family protein, with protein MTTEEVRRGGLEVWSPSKTPPIGADLTDEQLMAVAFRHLADVGFAENMAGHITWQPDGQSDMYVNPWGLWWAELTASDICVVDEDARVVRGRWDVTPAIHLHTELHRIRPDARVVIHNHPYYVSLIAALGVLPELVHQTGSLFLDDMYLVADYDGEIDAPWRASELAGQIGSANLVVLANHGVIASGRNLAEAVYRAVSIERVCRLAHDVMVTGRTPSQMNRGDMAGMQQSLIERAADVYWAGAARMTIKADPGVLT; from the coding sequence ATGACCACAGAGGAAGTTCGGCGCGGCGGCTTGGAGGTCTGGTCGCCGTCGAAGACACCGCCCATCGGAGCCGACCTCACCGACGAACAGCTGATGGCCGTCGCGTTCCGGCACCTCGCCGACGTCGGATTCGCCGAGAACATGGCCGGGCACATCACCTGGCAACCGGACGGCCAGAGCGACATGTACGTCAACCCATGGGGACTGTGGTGGGCGGAACTGACCGCCTCCGACATCTGCGTGGTCGACGAGGACGCCCGCGTCGTCCGCGGTCGGTGGGATGTCACCCCGGCCATCCACCTGCACACCGAACTTCACCGAATCCGGCCCGACGCCAGGGTGGTCATCCACAATCACCCGTACTACGTCAGCCTCATCGCTGCGCTGGGCGTGCTGCCCGAACTCGTCCATCAGACCGGGTCGCTGTTCCTCGACGACATGTATCTCGTAGCGGACTATGACGGTGAGATCGACGCGCCCTGGCGCGCAAGCGAACTGGCGGGCCAGATCGGGTCGGCCAACCTCGTCGTCCTGGCGAACCACGGCGTCATCGCCTCCGGACGCAATCTGGCCGAGGCGGTCTACCGCGCGGTGTCCATCGAGCGGGTGTGTCGACTGGCTCATGACGTGATGGTCACTGGACGTACACCGTCGCAGATGAACCGCGGCGACATGGCGGGTATGCAGCAGTCACTGATCGAACGCGCTGCCGACGTCTACTGGGCCGGCGCGGCCCGCATGACGATCAAAGCCGATCCCGGCGTTCTCACCTAG